One genomic window of Branchiostoma lanceolatum isolate klBraLanc5 chromosome 5, klBraLanc5.hap2, whole genome shotgun sequence includes the following:
- the LOC136434991 gene encoding sorting nexin-5-like isoform X3 codes for MRSVVLYRSVIAQEGEDQDVTSRLTSSKMDNATDETNTNGTADVSDSPEADQDTPESSGLPEPTLPPKPFEPVFTVKVTDAAKDGEVVKYSLKTAKIKSESEEYKVVRQYEDFEWLEHCLITQNDIGGIIVPPLPPKPSTTAQSAEARSKKQLGNDIKLVVGDEFEKDCRSLEKYLQLVVTHPILGQDESITKFLTVREAPTRAKLKKSIFSNLSKSLGEARKGGHKMVPKNMPDVNEFFQKERDTVNEVSLQMKEAKENYMKIVYGEQRVAVGLSHLSTALHLGGQLQEGADVVVNKLFTQFSEGLEDAKQGLEVMAVNDENTLGFSLDLYSRYLEAEKEMLYRRTCKMMEFEAATKAVEKAKPQKRQMAEAARDKAEKEFEDISKAAEKELKNFHHQRVLTFQDSLVRHADAKIKAARDTYALLTKCVTALKTLDTNFKPL; via the exons ATGCGCAGTGTTGTCCTATATCGGTCGGTCATTGCGCAGGAAGGGGAGGATCAGGACGTAACCAGCCGACTGACATCCAGCAAAATG GACAATGCCACAGACGAAACCAACACCAATGGAACAGCTGATGTCTCGGACTCTCCAGAGGCCGACCAAGACACGCCAGAATCCAGCGGACTGCCAGAACCCACCCTTCCACCCAAACCGTTTGAACCCGTCTTCACAGTTAAGGTGACAGATGCAGCCAAGGATGGGGAGGTGGTGAAATACAGCTTGAAGACCGCAAAG ATCAAGTCAGAGAGTGAAGAGTACAAGGTGGTGCGACAGTACGAGGACTTCGAGTGGCTGGAGCACTGTCTCATCACACAGAACGACATCGGAGGAATCATT GTACCTCCACTGCCTCCCAAACCCTCCACAACTGCCCAGAGTGCAGAGGCAAGGTCAAAAAAGCAACTGG GTAATGACATTAAGTTGGTGGTTGGGGATGAGTTTGAGAAGGACTGCAGAAGTCTGGAGAA GTACTTACAGCTGGTAgtcacccaccccatactgggTCAGGATGAATCCATTACTAAGTTCTTGACAGTGAGGGAG GCTCCCACAAGAGCCAAGTTGAAGAAGAGCATCTTCAGTAATCTATCCAAGTCTTTGGGCGAGGCAAGAAAAGGGGGACACAAG ATGGTCCCTAAAAACATGCCG GATGTCAATGAGTTTTTCCAGAAGGAAAGAGACACGGTTAACGAGGTTTCTCTACAAATGAAGGAAGCAAAAGAG AATTATATGAAGATTGTCTATGGAGAACAGA GGGTAGCTGTTGGGTTGTCCCATCTGTCTACAGCTCTGCACTTAGGAGGACAACTACAAGAGGGCGCTGATGTAGTAGTCAACAA ACTTTTCACACAGTTTTCAGAAGGATTAGAAGATGCAAAG CAAGGCCTGGAGGTGATGGCAGTTAATGATGAGAACACCTTAGGCTTCTCCTTAGATCTTTACTCACGATACCTGGAAGCAGAAAAG GAAATGCTGTACAGGAGAACGTGTAAGATGATGGAATTTGAGGCAGCCACAAAAGCTGTAGAGAAGGCCAAGCCACAGAAGAGACAAATG GCAGAGGCAGCAAGGGACAAAGCTGAGAAGGAGTTTGAAGACATCTCGAAGgcagcagagaaagaa TTGAAGAACTTCCACCATCAGCGGGTTCTGACATTCCAGGACAGTTTGGTCCGACACGCCGACGCCAAGATCAAGGCTGCCAGGGACACGTACGCGCTTCTCACCAAGTGTGTCACAGCACTCAAAACGCTGGACACCAACTTTAAACCTCTTTAA
- the LOC136434991 gene encoding sorting nexin-5-like isoform X1: MRSVVLYRSVIAQEGEDQDVTSRLTSSKMDNATDETNTNGTADVSDSPEADQDTPESSGLPEPTLPPKPFEPVFTVKVTDAAKDGEVVKYSLKTAKIKSESEEYKVVRQYEDFEWLEHCLITQNDIGGIIVPPLPPKPSTTAQSAEARSKKQLGNKKRHGSDDEEGNDIKLVVGDEFEKDCRSLEKYLQLVVTHPILGQDESITKFLTVREAPTRAKLKKSIFSNLSKSLGEARKGGHKMVPKNMPDVNEFFQKERDTVNEVSLQMKEAKENYMKIVYGEQRVAVGLSHLSTALHLGGQLQEGADVVVNKLFTQFSEGLEDAKQGLEVMAVNDENTLGFSLDLYSRYLEAEKEMLYRRTCKMMEFEAATKAVEKAKPQKRQMAEAARDKAEKEFEDISKAAEKELKNFHHQRVLTFQDSLVRHADAKIKAARDTYALLTKCVTALKTLDTNFKPL, from the exons ATGCGCAGTGTTGTCCTATATCGGTCGGTCATTGCGCAGGAAGGGGAGGATCAGGACGTAACCAGCCGACTGACATCCAGCAAAATG GACAATGCCACAGACGAAACCAACACCAATGGAACAGCTGATGTCTCGGACTCTCCAGAGGCCGACCAAGACACGCCAGAATCCAGCGGACTGCCAGAACCCACCCTTCCACCCAAACCGTTTGAACCCGTCTTCACAGTTAAGGTGACAGATGCAGCCAAGGATGGGGAGGTGGTGAAATACAGCTTGAAGACCGCAAAG ATCAAGTCAGAGAGTGAAGAGTACAAGGTGGTGCGACAGTACGAGGACTTCGAGTGGCTGGAGCACTGTCTCATCACACAGAACGACATCGGAGGAATCATT GTACCTCCACTGCCTCCCAAACCCTCCACAACTGCCCAGAGTGCAGAGGCAAGGTCAAAAAAGCAACTGG GCAACAAGAAAAGACATGGATCTGATGATGAAGAAG GTAATGACATTAAGTTGGTGGTTGGGGATGAGTTTGAGAAGGACTGCAGAAGTCTGGAGAA GTACTTACAGCTGGTAgtcacccaccccatactgggTCAGGATGAATCCATTACTAAGTTCTTGACAGTGAGGGAG GCTCCCACAAGAGCCAAGTTGAAGAAGAGCATCTTCAGTAATCTATCCAAGTCTTTGGGCGAGGCAAGAAAAGGGGGACACAAG ATGGTCCCTAAAAACATGCCG GATGTCAATGAGTTTTTCCAGAAGGAAAGAGACACGGTTAACGAGGTTTCTCTACAAATGAAGGAAGCAAAAGAG AATTATATGAAGATTGTCTATGGAGAACAGA GGGTAGCTGTTGGGTTGTCCCATCTGTCTACAGCTCTGCACTTAGGAGGACAACTACAAGAGGGCGCTGATGTAGTAGTCAACAA ACTTTTCACACAGTTTTCAGAAGGATTAGAAGATGCAAAG CAAGGCCTGGAGGTGATGGCAGTTAATGATGAGAACACCTTAGGCTTCTCCTTAGATCTTTACTCACGATACCTGGAAGCAGAAAAG GAAATGCTGTACAGGAGAACGTGTAAGATGATGGAATTTGAGGCAGCCACAAAAGCTGTAGAGAAGGCCAAGCCACAGAAGAGACAAATG GCAGAGGCAGCAAGGGACAAAGCTGAGAAGGAGTTTGAAGACATCTCGAAGgcagcagagaaagaa TTGAAGAACTTCCACCATCAGCGGGTTCTGACATTCCAGGACAGTTTGGTCCGACACGCCGACGCCAAGATCAAGGCTGCCAGGGACACGTACGCGCTTCTCACCAAGTGTGTCACAGCACTCAAAACGCTGGACACCAACTTTAAACCTCTTTAA
- the LOC136434991 gene encoding sorting nexin-5-like isoform X2, translating into MRSVVLYRSVIAQEGEDQDVTSRLTSSKMDNATDETNTNGTADVSDSPEADQDTPESSGLPEPTLPPKPFEPVFTVKVTDAAKDGEVVKYSLKTAKIKSESEEYKVVRQYEDFEWLEHCLITQNDIGGIIVPPLPPKPSTTAQSAEARSKKQLGNKKRHGSDDEEGNDIKLVVGDEFEKDCRSLEKYLQLVVTHPILGQDESITKFLTVREAPTRAKLKKSIFSNLSKSLGEARKGGHKDVNEFFQKERDTVNEVSLQMKEAKENYMKIVYGEQRVAVGLSHLSTALHLGGQLQEGADVVVNKLFTQFSEGLEDAKQGLEVMAVNDENTLGFSLDLYSRYLEAEKEMLYRRTCKMMEFEAATKAVEKAKPQKRQMAEAARDKAEKEFEDISKAAEKELKNFHHQRVLTFQDSLVRHADAKIKAARDTYALLTKCVTALKTLDTNFKPL; encoded by the exons ATGCGCAGTGTTGTCCTATATCGGTCGGTCATTGCGCAGGAAGGGGAGGATCAGGACGTAACCAGCCGACTGACATCCAGCAAAATG GACAATGCCACAGACGAAACCAACACCAATGGAACAGCTGATGTCTCGGACTCTCCAGAGGCCGACCAAGACACGCCAGAATCCAGCGGACTGCCAGAACCCACCCTTCCACCCAAACCGTTTGAACCCGTCTTCACAGTTAAGGTGACAGATGCAGCCAAGGATGGGGAGGTGGTGAAATACAGCTTGAAGACCGCAAAG ATCAAGTCAGAGAGTGAAGAGTACAAGGTGGTGCGACAGTACGAGGACTTCGAGTGGCTGGAGCACTGTCTCATCACACAGAACGACATCGGAGGAATCATT GTACCTCCACTGCCTCCCAAACCCTCCACAACTGCCCAGAGTGCAGAGGCAAGGTCAAAAAAGCAACTGG GCAACAAGAAAAGACATGGATCTGATGATGAAGAAG GTAATGACATTAAGTTGGTGGTTGGGGATGAGTTTGAGAAGGACTGCAGAAGTCTGGAGAA GTACTTACAGCTGGTAgtcacccaccccatactgggTCAGGATGAATCCATTACTAAGTTCTTGACAGTGAGGGAG GCTCCCACAAGAGCCAAGTTGAAGAAGAGCATCTTCAGTAATCTATCCAAGTCTTTGGGCGAGGCAAGAAAAGGGGGACACAAG GATGTCAATGAGTTTTTCCAGAAGGAAAGAGACACGGTTAACGAGGTTTCTCTACAAATGAAGGAAGCAAAAGAG AATTATATGAAGATTGTCTATGGAGAACAGA GGGTAGCTGTTGGGTTGTCCCATCTGTCTACAGCTCTGCACTTAGGAGGACAACTACAAGAGGGCGCTGATGTAGTAGTCAACAA ACTTTTCACACAGTTTTCAGAAGGATTAGAAGATGCAAAG CAAGGCCTGGAGGTGATGGCAGTTAATGATGAGAACACCTTAGGCTTCTCCTTAGATCTTTACTCACGATACCTGGAAGCAGAAAAG GAAATGCTGTACAGGAGAACGTGTAAGATGATGGAATTTGAGGCAGCCACAAAAGCTGTAGAGAAGGCCAAGCCACAGAAGAGACAAATG GCAGAGGCAGCAAGGGACAAAGCTGAGAAGGAGTTTGAAGACATCTCGAAGgcagcagagaaagaa TTGAAGAACTTCCACCATCAGCGGGTTCTGACATTCCAGGACAGTTTGGTCCGACACGCCGACGCCAAGATCAAGGCTGCCAGGGACACGTACGCGCTTCTCACCAAGTGTGTCACAGCACTCAAAACGCTGGACACCAACTTTAAACCTCTTTAA
- the LOC136434991 gene encoding sorting nexin-5-like isoform X4, whose amino-acid sequence MRSVVLYRSVIAQEGEDQDVTSRLTSSKMDNATDETNTNGTADVSDSPEADQDTPESSGLPEPTLPPKPFEPVFTVKVTDAAKDGEVVKYSLKTAKIKSESEEYKVVRQYEDFEWLEHCLITQNDIGGIIVPPLPPKPSTTAQSAEARSKKQLGNDIKLVVGDEFEKDCRSLEKYLQLVVTHPILGQDESITKFLTVREAPTRAKLKKSIFSNLSKSLGEARKGGHKDVNEFFQKERDTVNEVSLQMKEAKENYMKIVYGEQRVAVGLSHLSTALHLGGQLQEGADVVVNKLFTQFSEGLEDAKQGLEVMAVNDENTLGFSLDLYSRYLEAEKEMLYRRTCKMMEFEAATKAVEKAKPQKRQMAEAARDKAEKEFEDISKAAEKELKNFHHQRVLTFQDSLVRHADAKIKAARDTYALLTKCVTALKTLDTNFKPL is encoded by the exons ATGCGCAGTGTTGTCCTATATCGGTCGGTCATTGCGCAGGAAGGGGAGGATCAGGACGTAACCAGCCGACTGACATCCAGCAAAATG GACAATGCCACAGACGAAACCAACACCAATGGAACAGCTGATGTCTCGGACTCTCCAGAGGCCGACCAAGACACGCCAGAATCCAGCGGACTGCCAGAACCCACCCTTCCACCCAAACCGTTTGAACCCGTCTTCACAGTTAAGGTGACAGATGCAGCCAAGGATGGGGAGGTGGTGAAATACAGCTTGAAGACCGCAAAG ATCAAGTCAGAGAGTGAAGAGTACAAGGTGGTGCGACAGTACGAGGACTTCGAGTGGCTGGAGCACTGTCTCATCACACAGAACGACATCGGAGGAATCATT GTACCTCCACTGCCTCCCAAACCCTCCACAACTGCCCAGAGTGCAGAGGCAAGGTCAAAAAAGCAACTGG GTAATGACATTAAGTTGGTGGTTGGGGATGAGTTTGAGAAGGACTGCAGAAGTCTGGAGAA GTACTTACAGCTGGTAgtcacccaccccatactgggTCAGGATGAATCCATTACTAAGTTCTTGACAGTGAGGGAG GCTCCCACAAGAGCCAAGTTGAAGAAGAGCATCTTCAGTAATCTATCCAAGTCTTTGGGCGAGGCAAGAAAAGGGGGACACAAG GATGTCAATGAGTTTTTCCAGAAGGAAAGAGACACGGTTAACGAGGTTTCTCTACAAATGAAGGAAGCAAAAGAG AATTATATGAAGATTGTCTATGGAGAACAGA GGGTAGCTGTTGGGTTGTCCCATCTGTCTACAGCTCTGCACTTAGGAGGACAACTACAAGAGGGCGCTGATGTAGTAGTCAACAA ACTTTTCACACAGTTTTCAGAAGGATTAGAAGATGCAAAG CAAGGCCTGGAGGTGATGGCAGTTAATGATGAGAACACCTTAGGCTTCTCCTTAGATCTTTACTCACGATACCTGGAAGCAGAAAAG GAAATGCTGTACAGGAGAACGTGTAAGATGATGGAATTTGAGGCAGCCACAAAAGCTGTAGAGAAGGCCAAGCCACAGAAGAGACAAATG GCAGAGGCAGCAAGGGACAAAGCTGAGAAGGAGTTTGAAGACATCTCGAAGgcagcagagaaagaa TTGAAGAACTTCCACCATCAGCGGGTTCTGACATTCCAGGACAGTTTGGTCCGACACGCCGACGCCAAGATCAAGGCTGCCAGGGACACGTACGCGCTTCTCACCAAGTGTGTCACAGCACTCAAAACGCTGGACACCAACTTTAAACCTCTTTAA